The DNA window CTACCAAGTTTTATAGCTACATGATAGGCAAATAGTTGAAGAGGAATTGTAAATATTATAGGAGTAAGATAATAATTTATTTCTGGAACATAAATTACATCATCTGCATATTTGGCAATTTCAGTATCTTCTTCATTTGCAATTGCTATTACTAGTCCTTTTCTAGCTTTTATTTCTTGAATGTTGCTAATTATTTTGTTATAGAATTTGTCGTGACGTGGAATTATAAATACACTTGGGAAATTTTCATCTATCATTGCAAGTGGACCATGTTTCATTTCACCGGTTGAGTATCCTTCTGCGTGAATATATGAAACTTCTTTTAATTTCAAAGCTCCTTCAAGAGCTGTCGGTAAATTTATTCCTCTTCCTAAAAATAGAAAATTTTTGTATTTGTAATATTTTTCTGCAATTTTTTCTACATCATTTCTAATTTTTAATGTTTCCTCTACAATGTTTGGTATATTTTTTAAATCTTCTATATAATTTTTATCAATATTATTTTTTTCTATATTTTTTACCTGTTTTAGAAATAATGCAATTAGATTCAATATTAACACTTGTGATGTAAATGCTTTTGTAGAAGCTACTCCTATCTCTGGTCCTGCGTGAATATATATTCCAGCATCAGATTTGTTTGCTATAGTACTTCCTACAACATTGCATATTCCAAATATTGGGATGTTTAATTGTTTTAATCTTTCCATTGCAATTATTAGATCTGCTGTTTCTCCAGACTGACTTATTGCAAAAACACCAGTATTATTTCTAAACAATGGTCTATCTTGATTTGCAAGTTCAGAGGCATTTTCCCATTGGGATGGTAAATCAACAATTTCTTCAAAAAGTACTTTCCCAATTCTACCAGCATGAAGAGATGTACCTGCAGCCACAAAAAATAATCCCTTAAGTGATTTTAATAAATCAATATTATCTTCTAATCCGCCTAATTTTATTATTCCATCATCATCTATTCTTCCTCGTAAGGAATTTTTCAAACTTTCACCTTGATTCATTATTTCTTTTTCCATGAAATATTTGTATCCTTCTTTTTCAATGTTTTCTAATTCCCATTCTATTGTTTCTACTTTACTTGATACTGGAATATTTTCTAAATTAAATATTTTGTAAGTATCTTTACTTATAAATCCTATTTGTCCATTTTCAAGAATAATTCTTTTGTTTGTAAATTCTCTAAAAGATGCTGCATCAGATGCTATAAAATATTCGTTTTCTCCAATTCCAAGTGACAATGGACTTCCTTTTTTTGCAAATACAATAATGTTTGGATATTTTTTAAATAGTACTGCAATTCCATAAGCGCCTTTTACTTCCTTTAAAGCAGACCTTACAGCTTCCATGGGATCTCCATTTAAATATTCTGATATAAGATGAGCTAATATTTCAGAATCTGTTTCTGATTTAAAAATATGTCCTTTTTTGATAAGTAATTCTTTGAGTGATTGATAATTTTCTATAATTCCATTGTGAACTATGACGACATCAGAATTATTATCTCCATGAGGGTGTGCATTTATCTCAGATGGTTCTCCGTGAGTAGCCCATCTTGTATGGGCTATTCCTATATTTCCGTTTATATTTATATTAGATAGTTTCTCTTCAAGATTTGAAATTTTGCCT is part of the Patescibacteria group bacterium genome and encodes:
- the glmS gene encoding glutamine--fructose-6-phosphate transaminase (isomerizing), with amino-acid sequence MCGIIGYIGSKNVKEILIKGLKRVEYRGYDSSGVAFADNDIQIIKAKGKISNLEEKLSNININGNIGIAHTRWATHGEPSEINAHPHGDNNSDVVIVHNGIIENYQSLKELLIKKGHIFKSETDSEILAHLISEYLNGDPMEAVRSALKEVKGAYGIAVLFKKYPNIIVFAKKGSPLSLGIGENEYFIASDAASFREFTNKRIILENGQIGFISKDTYKIFNLENIPVSSKVETIEWELENIEKEGYKYFMEKEIMNQGESLKNSLRGRIDDDGIIKLGGLEDNIDLLKSLKGLFFVAAGTSLHAGRIGKVLFEEIVDLPSQWENASELANQDRPLFRNNTGVFAISQSGETADLIIAMERLKQLNIPIFGICNVVGSTIANKSDAGIYIHAGPEIGVASTKAFTSQVLILNLIALFLKQVKNIEKNNIDKNYIEDLKNIPNIVEETLKIRNDVEKIAEKYYKYKNFLFLGRGINLPTALEGALKLKEVSYIHAEGYSTGEMKHGPLAMIDENFPSVFIIPRHDKFYNKIISNIQEIKARKGLVIAIANEEDTEIAKYADDVIYVPEINYYLTPIIFTIPLQLFAYHVAIKLGRNVDQPRNLAKSVTVE